A stretch of Aureispira sp. CCB-E DNA encodes these proteins:
- a CDS encoding M56 family metallopeptidase has translation MIPIMVPSLPNYTQELGAEYLVDYRNYDAWNVVDIQDENLVACYEDAANSREQCHCEVKQQSDVLYYQSNTYYNFIITCKSPLFWFFVGMMLLFLLDFVLKLACLIYLAQISPREQRTLGGSTFYLLRPKQNLPLSISSFSLWNHYILLDSHLEANFSDREMEAILLHEVAHLQQRDTWQQMLLSILKIFWWMQPMYYYIKRELEELNEYVADDFAVQHLGDAKFYARILLKAKEQQTQHNELSLVACFAQGLFKQRILRLINTPTPHAKPNWIFSLLLVGVVFWSTSVVALPILQEHDIAIQQYEILQKKNSITGKHEFCKSCIFDELNKEH, from the coding sequence ATGATACCTATAATGGTACCTAGTTTACCCAATTATACGCAAGAATTGGGAGCTGAATATCTAGTTGATTATAGGAATTATGACGCTTGGAATGTTGTAGATATTCAAGATGAGAATTTGGTGGCCTGTTATGAAGATGCTGCCAACAGCCGAGAACAATGTCATTGTGAAGTCAAGCAACAATCAGATGTGCTGTATTATCAATCTAACACATACTATAACTTTATTATTACCTGTAAGAGTCCTTTGTTTTGGTTCTTTGTAGGAATGATGTTACTTTTCTTGTTGGATTTTGTATTAAAGTTGGCTTGTTTGATTTACTTGGCACAGATTAGTCCAAGAGAACAACGAACCTTAGGAGGAAGTACGTTTTATTTGTTGCGCCCAAAACAAAATTTACCGCTGTCCATTAGCTCTTTTAGTTTGTGGAATCATTATATTTTGTTGGATAGCCACTTAGAGGCTAATTTTTCAGATCGAGAAATGGAAGCTATTTTATTACATGAAGTAGCTCATTTACAACAACGAGATACTTGGCAGCAAATGCTGTTGTCGATTTTAAAGATTTTTTGGTGGATGCAACCCATGTATTATTACATTAAGCGAGAGTTAGAGGAATTGAATGAGTATGTTGCGGATGATTTTGCGGTTCAACATTTGGGAGATGCCAAATTTTATGCTAGAATATTATTAAAAGCTAAAGAACAGCAAACGCAACACAATGAATTAAGCTTAGTGGCTTGTTTTGCACAGGGTTTGTTCAAACAGCGTATTTTGAGATTGATTAATACGCCTACACCACATGCTAAACCCAATTGGATTTTTTCTCTACTACTTGTTGGTGTAGTTTTTTGGAGTACTAGTGTTGTTGCCTTGCCTATTTTACAAGAACATGATATAGCGATTCAACAATATGAAATCTTACAAAAAAAGAATTCTATAACAGGTAAACATGAGTTTTGTAAGAGTTGTATTTTTGACGAGCTCAACAAAGAACACTAG
- a CDS encoding sterol desaturase family protein, with amino-acid sequence MKGNDQFVSAKDESPRMFENDILDYFSRAHPISVPIVFVPIILYFLYSAFVNYGLTVTNFVALFFAGILVWTLFEYFLHRYLFHWQIDTDWGRRLHFMIHGCHHDYPNDSMRLVIPTGASLVLAVIMYWFFYFFIVYLFGGTIGMHHGFFASFVMGYVTYDMMHYATHYAKFKNKWFREIQKNHLDHHYVDHDKGFGLSNVFWDRVFGTAQDSIKKKK; translated from the coding sequence ATGAAAGGAAACGATCAATTTGTATCAGCAAAGGATGAATCTCCAAGAATGTTTGAAAACGATATTTTAGACTATTTTTCAAGAGCACATCCGATTTCCGTACCGATTGTATTTGTGCCAATCATTCTTTATTTTTTGTACTCTGCTTTTGTCAATTATGGATTGACAGTCACGAATTTTGTCGCCTTGTTTTTTGCAGGTATTTTAGTTTGGACTTTGTTTGAGTACTTTCTACACCGTTATCTATTCCATTGGCAAATTGATACCGACTGGGGTAGAAGATTACATTTTATGATTCACGGTTGCCATCACGATTACCCAAACGACTCAATGCGTTTGGTTATTCCAACAGGAGCTAGTTTGGTTTTGGCTGTGATTATGTACTGGTTTTTCTACTTCTTTATCGTGTATTTGTTTGGCGGTACGATAGGAATGCACCATGGTTTTTTTGCCTCTTTTGTAATGGGGTATGTAACTTATGACATGATGCACTATGCGACGCATTACGCAAAATTTAAAAACAAATGGTTTAGAGAAATTCAAAAGAACCACTTAGACCATCATTATGTAGATCATGACAAAGGTTTTGGATTGAGTAATGTTTTCTGGGATAGAGTCTTTGGAACAGCTCAAGACAGTATCAAAAAGAAAAAATAA
- a CDS encoding BlaI/MecI/CopY family transcriptional regulator has protein sequence MTRILTPLELQVMNLLWKKEKVFIKDLLEAWPVDESGKKPAYNTISTIVRILEKDKGFIGYKAYGRTHEYYPLITKSDYQKTFLKNAIDKVFSGSVTSLVSALVDDEKVNQDEIDELKRLLEE, from the coding sequence ATGACAAGGATACTCACACCCTTAGAATTACAAGTCATGAACTTGCTGTGGAAAAAAGAAAAGGTCTTTATAAAAGACCTTTTGGAAGCTTGGCCCGTAGATGAATCGGGAAAAAAACCGGCTTACAATACAATTTCTACTATTGTTAGAATTCTTGAAAAAGATAAAGGTTTTATAGGATATAAAGCTTATGGTCGTACCCATGAGTATTATCCCCTAATTACAAAAAGTGATTATCAAAAAACATTTTTGAAGAACGCAATTGACAAAGTTTTTTCTGGCTCTGTAACGAGTTTGGTCTCTGCATTGGTGGATGATGAAAAAGTCAATCAAGACGAAATTGATGAATTAAAACGCTTGTTGGAGGAATAA
- the secDF gene encoding protein translocase subunit SecDF has translation MQGKALIKFFTGVALLVVAYQFLLWFPTRSVESNADQYAAAAVSQMPDSNVKEERRDSFRNAYLDSVSNKPVFSIPFVKSYNYQELKQQQIAWGLDLQGGMSVVMQVDLQELIIALSGKSSNPEFLKALDQAKIAQQSAQTDYVTLFGQEYETLTDYPLARLFSVSERLKGEVTVNSTNEEVLTAIRKVAAETVESTYNLLKKRIDRYGVAQPVVSLDKNTDRITVELPGVRNPKRARKYLVATANLEFWELHQNADIQNELITLNETLKEQQKIKEGLQDTTSKVEEVPTVAEETPDSTGLEGDSTLSDLGSLEGEGDLAGDSTDIGPLFKILQLNFAQNTQQLSGVIGYAELSNVAAVEAMLKSKAAKKALGSKARSVRFVWDAKPFESTDGKNFLALYALNTKGRDNSVLSGERVVQSFPTPNPTGSGFAVSLSMDQEGARIWKKMTTDNVGRQVAVVLDNKVYSAPNVNEPIPNGNTSISGGFEEVTEAKDLANILSIGKLPARPEIIEEAVVGPSLGAATVSAGIWSLVGGFVLVLLYMLGYYAMAGVIAVIALFLNVFFIFGSLASFGTVLTLPGIAGIVLTIGMAVDANVIIFERIREELRGGQDWKAAITKGFSHSYSAILDANITTLIVAAILYNFGLGPIKGFATVLIIGVVCSVFSAVLIGRMIFDSYMERNKEVTVWASWSKNILANPGIDFVSKRKIAYGISGLVLAAGIVSILTKGFELGVDLQGGRSYTVQFAENVDASAFKTEIEKAFATVEKDKENVNKTVVREFSKATQAKITTSFLQKELEIDADSVILRKVYEGAKAYSGNDISYEDFAAGEPAEGGQAGGFYLSASSKVGPTIADDIRNSAGWAAGLSLIFIFLYIFLRFSRWQYSAGALAALVHDVLFVLSIFSIFKGILPFSLEIDQAFIAAILTVIGYSINDTVVVFDRIREVGRDMQDKASFKEIVNIAVNNTISRTCITSLTTLLVVLILFLFGGSGISGFAFALLIGILVGTYSSIFIATPVVVDTTGDRNIFDAPVVEEVSAEDETPQV, from the coding sequence ATGCAAGGAAAAGCACTGATTAAATTTTTTACAGGCGTAGCATTATTGGTAGTTGCCTATCAATTTTTGCTTTGGTTCCCAACAAGAAGCGTGGAATCTAATGCAGACCAATATGCAGCGGCAGCAGTTTCGCAAATGCCTGATTCAAATGTTAAAGAAGAACGTAGAGATTCGTTCCGTAATGCTTATTTAGATTCTGTTTCTAACAAACCTGTATTTAGCATACCGTTTGTTAAAAGCTACAATTATCAAGAATTAAAACAACAACAAATTGCTTGGGGATTAGACCTTCAAGGTGGTATGAGTGTTGTTATGCAAGTAGATTTGCAAGAACTAATCATTGCATTGTCTGGCAAAAGCAGCAATCCAGAGTTTTTAAAGGCATTGGATCAAGCAAAAATAGCACAACAATCTGCACAAACAGATTATGTGACGTTGTTTGGACAAGAGTATGAAACGTTGACAGATTACCCTTTAGCGCGTTTGTTTTCTGTAAGTGAGCGTTTGAAAGGGGAAGTAACTGTAAATTCTACAAATGAAGAAGTATTGACAGCTATTCGTAAAGTAGCTGCTGAAACAGTAGAAAGCACATACAATTTATTGAAAAAACGTATTGACCGTTACGGTGTTGCGCAACCAGTTGTTTCTTTAGATAAGAATACAGACAGAATTACAGTAGAATTGCCTGGTGTACGTAACCCTAAGCGTGCTAGAAAATACTTGGTTGCTACAGCTAACTTAGAGTTTTGGGAATTGCACCAAAATGCAGATATCCAAAATGAGTTGATTACTTTGAATGAAACGCTAAAAGAGCAACAAAAAATAAAAGAAGGATTACAAGATACTACTTCTAAAGTAGAGGAAGTGCCAACAGTAGCAGAAGAAACGCCTGATTCAACTGGTTTGGAAGGTGATTCTACTTTGAGTGATTTAGGAAGCTTGGAAGGAGAAGGTGATTTGGCAGGTGATTCTACAGATATAGGACCATTGTTCAAAATCCTACAATTGAATTTTGCTCAGAATACTCAACAACTTTCTGGTGTAATTGGTTATGCAGAATTGTCTAACGTAGCAGCAGTAGAAGCTATGTTAAAAAGCAAAGCAGCTAAAAAAGCGTTGGGATCAAAAGCTAGATCAGTTCGTTTTGTATGGGATGCTAAGCCATTTGAAAGTACAGATGGCAAGAATTTCTTGGCACTATATGCTTTGAATACAAAAGGAAGAGACAACTCTGTTTTGAGTGGAGAGCGTGTGGTACAATCGTTCCCAACACCAAACCCAACAGGTAGCGGTTTTGCGGTATCGTTGAGTATGGATCAAGAAGGAGCTCGTATATGGAAAAAAATGACAACAGATAATGTTGGTCGTCAAGTAGCCGTTGTTTTAGATAATAAAGTATACTCTGCTCCTAATGTAAACGAGCCTATCCCTAACGGAAATACGTCTATTTCTGGAGGATTTGAAGAAGTAACAGAGGCAAAAGATTTGGCTAATATTTTGAGTATTGGTAAATTGCCTGCAAGACCAGAAATTATTGAAGAAGCAGTTGTTGGACCTTCTTTGGGAGCAGCTACTGTATCAGCTGGTATTTGGTCATTGGTAGGTGGTTTTGTTTTGGTACTACTATATATGTTGGGATATTATGCAATGGCAGGTGTAATTGCTGTAATTGCTTTGTTCCTAAACGTATTCTTTATTTTTGGTTCTTTGGCTTCATTTGGTACTGTGTTGACATTGCCAGGTATTGCGGGTATCGTATTGACAATTGGTATGGCAGTGGATGCTAACGTAATTATCTTTGAGCGTATTCGTGAAGAATTGAGAGGCGGTCAAGATTGGAAAGCTGCGATTACAAAAGGATTTAGCCATTCGTATTCGGCGATTTTGGATGCTAACATCACGACATTGATTGTTGCGGCTATTCTGTACAACTTTGGTTTAGGACCAATTAAAGGTTTTGCGACAGTATTGATTATTGGTGTTGTTTGTTCAGTGTTCTCTGCGGTATTGATTGGTCGTATGATCTTTGATTCTTACATGGAAAGAAACAAAGAAGTAACGGTATGGGCTAGTTGGTCTAAGAATATTTTGGCAAACCCAGGAATTGATTTTGTCAGCAAGCGCAAAATTGCTTATGGTATCTCTGGATTGGTATTGGCAGCAGGTATTGTTTCTATTTTAACCAAAGGTTTTGAATTAGGGGTAGACCTACAAGGAGGTCGTTCTTATACGGTTCAATTTGCAGAAAATGTAGATGCTTCGGCTTTCAAAACAGAAATTGAGAAAGCATTTGCGACCGTAGAAAAAGACAAGGAAAATGTCAACAAAACAGTTGTAAGAGAGTTTAGCAAAGCTACACAAGCTAAAATTACAACTTCCTTCTTGCAAAAAGAATTGGAAATAGATGCAGATTCTGTTATTTTAAGAAAAGTGTACGAAGGAGCAAAAGCATATTCAGGAAACGATATTAGTTATGAAGATTTTGCAGCAGGAGAACCTGCAGAAGGCGGTCAAGCTGGCGGATTCTACTTGAGTGCATCTTCAAAAGTTGGACCTACTATTGCCGATGATATTCGCAATTCAGCAGGTTGGGCAGCAGGTTTGTCTTTGATATTTATCTTCTTGTATATCTTCTTGCGATTTAGCAGATGGCAGTATAGTGCTGGTGCCTTAGCAGCATTGGTACATGATGTTCTGTTTGTTTTGTCAATCTTCTCTATTTTCAAAGGAATTTTACCATTCTCATTAGAGATTGATCAAGCATTTATTGCCGCTATTTTGACCGTAATTGGATATTCTATCAACGATACGGTGGTTGTATTTGACCGTATCCGTGAGGTAGGAAGAGATATGCAAGACAAAGCTTCGTTCAAAGAAATTGTCAACATTGCTGTTAACAATACAATTAGCCGTACTTGTATTACATCTTTAACTACCTTGTTAGTAGTTTTAATTTTGTTCCTATTTGGAGGATCTGGAATTAGCGGCTTTGCTTTTGCATTGTTGATTGGTATCCTTGTTGGTACGTATTCTTCTATTTTTATCGCAACACCAGTTGTTGTAGACACAACAGGAGATCGCAATATTTTTGATGCACCTGTAGTAGAAGAAGTAAGTGCAGAAGATGAAACGCCACAGGTTTAA
- the pbpC gene encoding penicillin-binding protein 1C — translation MRTLKKHPKKILACFLLCSIVYYYCLPQKLFQDPVSTVLFDKKGALLGAKIATDGQWRFPHNDSVPDKFKQAIIAFEDKRFEDHWGVDIWAILRAIRLNTQQGRRVSGGSTITMQTLRMARKNPQRTLVEKVKEAILATRLEWSYSKEKILAMYASNAPFGGNVVGLDAAAWKYFGRSAAQLSWAESCMLAVLPNSPSLIHLGRNRTKLKKKRDWLLSKLCANGAMDSITCQLAQLERLPDKPKPLPRWSPHLLERVHQELVLSQQHKGIIHSTIDLNLQVQVNEILDRHYQVLKSNEIYNAAALVVDVATGDVIAYAGNVPHAAQEHSPAVDIITAPRSSGSILKPFLYAAMLHDGEMTSQTLLPDIPSHFGGYTPKNYDKSYSGAVQANQVITRSLNIPSVHMLKRYGMMRFADKLRRIGMTTLTHSAKHYGLTLILGGAETSLWDLGAMYGGMARNLANSYTYNGLYDSNNFRALNYLKENSQGVLKGEEQNKLQKNTPLSAGAIWHTFQAMQEVVRPNEEVFWKSFPSAHRVAWKTGTSFGFRDAWAVGCTPKYVVAVWAGNADGEGRPGLVGVHAAAPILFDIFHVLNPGRLWFEKPHDDLVDLAVCAHSGHIASEYCTNVIRRAEPKVATKSKVCPYHKRIHLSKDGNYQVHSDCVSPMDMQHANYFVLPPTQSWYYRKKHPSYKILPEYRSDCKNSLASHQKKQMALVYPEANMKIYVPTNLDETKSRTVFEAKHTNASTQIFWHLDNVYIGQTQELHYMELNPEAGMHTITIVDEDGSAISRQFEIIASEDEES, via the coding sequence ATGAGAACGCTAAAAAAACATCCTAAAAAAATACTTGCTTGCTTCTTACTTTGTAGCATAGTTTATTATTATTGTTTGCCCCAAAAGTTATTTCAAGACCCCGTTTCTACCGTTTTATTTGATAAAAAGGGAGCTTTATTAGGAGCTAAAATAGCAACCGATGGTCAATGGCGTTTCCCACACAATGATAGTGTACCAGACAAGTTTAAACAGGCGATTATAGCGTTTGAAGACAAGCGATTTGAAGACCATTGGGGCGTTGACATATGGGCTATATTGAGAGCAATACGATTGAACACACAACAAGGTCGTCGAGTGAGTGGGGGGAGTACCATTACAATGCAAACCCTTCGAATGGCTCGCAAAAATCCACAACGTACCCTTGTTGAAAAAGTCAAAGAAGCTATCTTGGCTACTCGATTAGAATGGTCGTATTCTAAAGAGAAAATATTGGCTATGTATGCTTCTAATGCCCCTTTTGGTGGGAATGTAGTTGGGTTAGATGCTGCTGCATGGAAGTATTTTGGAAGAAGTGCCGCTCAATTATCTTGGGCAGAGTCGTGTATGTTGGCCGTATTGCCGAATAGTCCTAGTTTGATCCATTTGGGAAGAAATCGGACTAAATTAAAAAAGAAACGAGATTGGTTATTATCAAAACTTTGTGCCAATGGTGCCATGGACAGCATTACTTGCCAATTGGCACAGTTAGAACGTTTGCCTGACAAACCCAAACCATTGCCTCGTTGGAGTCCTCATTTGTTGGAACGTGTCCATCAAGAACTTGTTTTGAGTCAGCAACACAAAGGGATTATACATTCTACTATTGATTTGAATTTACAAGTTCAAGTGAATGAAATTTTGGATCGCCATTATCAAGTTTTAAAATCAAATGAAATTTATAATGCAGCAGCTTTGGTAGTAGATGTGGCAACAGGGGATGTAATCGCCTATGCTGGGAATGTGCCGCACGCTGCTCAGGAGCACAGCCCTGCTGTTGATATTATTACAGCACCTAGAAGCAGTGGCTCTATTTTAAAACCTTTTTTGTATGCGGCGATGCTACACGATGGAGAAATGACTTCACAAACCTTATTGCCAGATATACCCTCGCATTTTGGCGGATATACACCTAAAAATTATGATAAGAGTTATTCGGGGGCAGTACAGGCGAATCAAGTAATTACGAGATCCCTAAATATTCCCTCTGTACACATGTTAAAGCGTTATGGTATGATGCGTTTTGCGGATAAACTGAGACGGATTGGAATGACCACTTTGACGCATTCTGCCAAGCATTATGGATTGACATTAATTTTAGGGGGTGCCGAGACTAGTTTGTGGGATTTGGGAGCAATGTATGGTGGAATGGCTCGAAATTTAGCCAATAGTTATACCTATAATGGTTTGTATGATTCTAATAATTTTAGAGCATTAAATTACTTAAAAGAAAATTCTCAAGGAGTATTAAAAGGAGAGGAGCAAAATAAATTACAAAAAAATACGCCTTTATCAGCAGGGGCTATTTGGCATACCTTTCAAGCCATGCAGGAAGTTGTTCGCCCCAATGAGGAAGTCTTTTGGAAAAGTTTTCCTTCAGCGCACCGAGTAGCGTGGAAAACAGGAACAAGCTTTGGGTTTAGAGATGCTTGGGCAGTGGGTTGTACTCCAAAGTATGTTGTGGCTGTTTGGGCGGGCAATGCCGATGGAGAAGGGCGTCCAGGTCTGGTTGGTGTGCATGCCGCTGCTCCAATTTTATTTGATATTTTTCATGTGCTAAACCCAGGAAGGCTTTGGTTTGAAAAACCACATGATGACTTGGTCGATTTGGCTGTCTGTGCCCATAGTGGACATATTGCTTCGGAGTATTGTACGAATGTGATTAGAAGGGCAGAACCTAAAGTTGCGACTAAATCTAAGGTTTGTCCTTATCATAAAAGAATTCATTTATCCAAAGATGGCAATTATCAAGTGCACAGCGATTGTGTATCGCCAATGGATATGCAACATGCTAATTACTTTGTTTTACCTCCCACTCAAAGTTGGTATTATAGAAAAAAACATCCTAGTTATAAAATCCTGCCTGAGTATAGAAGTGATTGTAAGAATAGTCTTGCTAGTCATCAAAAAAAACAGATGGCATTGGTTTATCCAGAGGCTAATATGAAAATTTATGTACCAACAAATTTAGATGAAACCAAAAGTAGAACGGTTTTTGAAGCAAAACATACCAATGCTTCTACTCAAATTTTTTGGCACTTAGACAATGTTTATATTGGTCAAACTCAAGAATTGCATTATATGGAGTTAAATCCTGAGGCAGGAATGCACACCATTACGATTGTAGATGAAGATGGAAGTGCGATTAGTCGCCAATTTGAGATTATTGCTTCTGAGGATGAGGAAAGCTAG
- a CDS encoding TIM barrel protein yields the protein MKIPLLVSVAKVTPEVLTRLENANVGIELSYFSYPSSLEAPDLEQQIQAYQLMLKDFTQPITMHGAFYDLSMTARDPKIVAVSRFRINQSLDIAIQLGIKKLVFHTNYSHSRRPGYKDFWIDKQVAFWKTFIPKIEQYDLCLHLENTQEEDHSFIGGILDRLHHLNFKTCYDTGHSHCFTKAQNRPLSWVKGYSDHLAYIHLHSNDGTIDQHVAFTKGSVNFDGFFEAIQALEKPPYLVIEVAHREDFLLSLEALRALGF from the coding sequence ATGAAAATTCCGCTTTTAGTTTCTGTTGCAAAAGTCACTCCTGAAGTTCTAACCCGCTTGGAAAATGCCAACGTCGGCATTGAGCTGTCTTATTTTTCTTACCCATCGTCATTAGAAGCGCCAGATTTAGAACAGCAAATTCAAGCATATCAACTTATGCTAAAAGATTTTACGCAACCTATTACCATGCATGGAGCTTTTTACGATTTATCTATGACCGCAAGAGATCCCAAAATTGTTGCGGTTAGTCGGTTCAGAATCAATCAATCTTTGGATATAGCTATACAATTAGGTATAAAAAAACTGGTTTTTCATACCAACTACAGCCACTCTCGACGACCAGGATACAAAGATTTTTGGATAGATAAACAAGTAGCATTTTGGAAAACATTTATTCCCAAAATAGAGCAATACGATTTATGCCTTCACCTTGAAAATACGCAAGAAGAAGATCATAGTTTTATAGGGGGCATTTTAGATCGTCTCCACCATCTCAATTTCAAAACCTGTTATGACACAGGACATAGTCATTGCTTTACCAAAGCTCAAAATCGCCCCTTGAGTTGGGTCAAAGGATATAGCGATCACTTGGCGTATATCCATTTGCACAGCAATGACGGCACCATAGATCAACACGTTGCCTTTACCAAAGGAAGTGTCAATTTTGATGGTTTTTTCGAAGCTATTCAAGCTTTAGAAAAGCCTCCCTATTTAGTGATAGAGGTCGCTCATCGAGAAGATTTTTTACTTTCTCTAGAGGCATTAAGAGCACTTGGATTTTAG
- a CDS encoding T9SS type A sorting domain-containing protein yields MQQKILHLIFLFLWSSFCLKAQTDSINMTSFVGVPTDVGIDIMWTTDGEHNVAYFTLERSLDAMSFEPVKVVKPHKDVSGKKTYAYSDENIFRAQVYYRITTQLSTSQKTSTIIAVVRNDRLNLPNIMIYPTITSHSVNVVKNSTEDLSGAYIRVFDMSGHLLINKPVKGNFLVETIDVSTYEAGAYVIELYKDKFAKQAKFIKQY; encoded by the coding sequence ATGCAACAAAAAATTTTACACTTAATTTTTCTTTTTTTATGGAGTAGTTTCTGCCTAAAAGCACAAACAGACTCCATTAACATGACCAGTTTTGTAGGGGTACCTACAGATGTGGGAATAGACATTATGTGGACGACAGATGGAGAACACAATGTAGCGTATTTTACATTGGAACGTTCTTTAGATGCCATGAGCTTTGAACCAGTCAAAGTCGTGAAACCTCATAAGGATGTGTCAGGAAAGAAAACGTATGCCTACAGCGATGAAAATATATTCAGAGCTCAAGTTTACTATCGAATAACAACACAATTGTCAACAAGTCAAAAAACATCTACCATTATTGCTGTTGTGCGCAATGATCGCTTGAATTTGCCAAATATTATGATTTACCCTACGATCACAAGCCACTCTGTTAATGTAGTCAAAAATTCGACAGAGGACTTATCAGGTGCTTACATTCGTGTTTTTGATATGTCAGGGCATTTGTTGATCAACAAACCTGTAAAAGGGAATTTTTTAGTAGAAACGATTGATGTTTCTACGTACGAAGCAGGAGCCTATGTCATTGAATTATACAAAGATAAATTTGCCAAACAAGCAAAATTTATCAAGCAATACTAG
- the murB gene encoding UDP-N-acetylmuramate dehydrogenase: MKKNASLKKLHTFGLEVQAADYISVAHETELRKILPLPKNHLILGGGSNMLFTKDFEGLVIHNKIKGIEVVEENEEQVLVRVGGGEIWHELVLWAIEQNYAGLENLSLIPGSVGAAPIQNIGAYGAELKDVFDRLEAMNLETGVIETFGFEDCGFAYRESIFKGTLKGKYFITRVLLRLSKQATFNISYGAIQKVLEDTQSPLSIRSISNAVIQIRTQKLPDPKEIGNSGSFFKNPIVEIAVAKALQEKYPSIPVYPVNNDFNKLAAGWLIDQLGWKGYRKGDAGVHQHQALVLVNHGNATGEEIWALAKEIQASVQKEFGILLEPEVNIIA; encoded by the coding sequence ATGAAAAAAAATGCTTCTTTAAAGAAATTACACACGTTCGGTTTAGAGGTACAAGCAGCAGATTATATTTCTGTTGCTCACGAAACTGAATTGCGAAAAATATTGCCCTTGCCTAAAAACCATTTGATCTTAGGTGGAGGGAGTAATATGCTTTTTACAAAGGATTTTGAGGGCTTGGTTATACACAATAAGATAAAAGGGATTGAGGTTGTTGAAGAAAATGAAGAACAAGTATTGGTTCGAGTAGGTGGGGGCGAAATTTGGCATGAATTGGTGCTTTGGGCAATTGAGCAAAATTACGCAGGCTTAGAAAACCTATCGTTAATACCAGGTTCCGTTGGTGCTGCCCCTATTCAAAATATTGGAGCGTATGGCGCAGAGCTAAAGGATGTATTTGATCGTTTGGAAGCTATGAATTTAGAGACAGGAGTAATAGAAACGTTCGGTTTTGAAGATTGTGGGTTTGCGTATCGGGAAAGTATCTTTAAGGGAACTTTAAAAGGAAAGTATTTTATAACAAGGGTGTTGCTGCGTCTATCCAAACAAGCTACATTTAATATCTCGTACGGTGCTATTCAAAAAGTACTAGAGGATACACAAAGCCCTTTGTCTATTCGTTCTATCAGCAATGCTGTGATTCAAATTCGAACCCAAAAACTACCTGATCCTAAAGAAATTGGCAATTCAGGTTCTTTTTTTAAAAATCCTATTGTAGAAATTGCTGTTGCCAAAGCGTTACAAGAAAAATACCCCTCTATTCCTGTATATCCTGTTAATAACGATTTTAATAAATTGGCTGCTGGGTGGTTGATTGATCAGTTGGGGTGGAAAGGTTATCGAAAAGGGGATGCAGGAGTGCATCAACATCAAGCATTGGTTTTGGTCAATCATGGAAATGCAACAGGTGAAGAAATTTGGGCGTTGGCAAAAGAAATACAAGCCTCTGTGCAAAAAGAGTTTGGTATTTTGTTGGAGCCAGAAGTAAATATTATAGCTTAA
- a CDS encoding methyltransferase: MKEIEFKEVDQVGGDTLDVISNANKFNRWTYDTIRPFCKGKILEIGSGVGNISQFFLEDGAPILLSDIRKGYCSELKHKFQAYPNLEGVELIDLVDPAFDEKFKDLLGTFDTLFSLNVVEHIYDDNLAIHNAKKLLKRGGRLIILVPSYQFLFNGLDKELDHYRRYNKKTLSALFDKNDLKIINKQYFNFMGIFAWFISGKLQRNETIPEGQMGLYNALVPIFKIIDHIVFRAAGLSTIVVGEKK, encoded by the coding sequence ATGAAAGAAATTGAGTTTAAAGAAGTTGATCAAGTTGGAGGAGATACTCTAGACGTCATCAGTAACGCTAATAAGTTCAATCGTTGGACTTATGATACCATACGCCCTTTTTGCAAAGGAAAGATCTTAGAAATAGGAAGTGGCGTTGGGAATATTTCTCAGTTTTTTTTGGAAGATGGTGCACCTATTTTACTCTCCGATATTCGTAAAGGCTATTGTAGCGAGCTCAAACACAAATTCCAAGCGTACCCGAATTTGGAAGGAGTAGAACTAATTGATTTGGTTGACCCTGCTTTTGACGAAAAGTTTAAGGATTTATTAGGTACTTTTGATACCCTTTTTTCACTAAATGTTGTGGAGCATATCTATGATGATAATTTAGCGATTCACAATGCAAAAAAATTACTCAAAAGAGGAGGTCGTTTAATTATCTTGGTACCATCTTATCAATTTCTATTCAATGGTTTAGACAAGGAATTAGATCATTATAGACGTTATAATAAAAAGACATTGAGTGCGCTTTTTGATAAAAATGATCTAAAAATTATCAACAAGCAGTATTTCAATTTTATGGGAATATTTGCTTGGTTTATTTCTGGAAAATTGCAAAGAAACGAAACCATTCCAGAAGGACAAATGGGCTTATACAATGCGTTAGTGCCTATTTTTAAGATAATTGACCACATCGTATTTAGAGCAGCAGGTTTGTCTACAATTGTAGTAGGCGAAAAGAAATAA